The Methanosphaera sp. BMS genome contains a region encoding:
- a CDS encoding arsenic resistance protein, translating into MELIEKLEPVFIFISIILGLLFNNIPIINQISPYLITIFLSLMLFTLFLDIPIEDIKHSFSNHKFTSTSLIINFIWTPLFGYFLANIFLNGNIDLIIGFFMLILTPCTDWYLVFTKMAKGDLASSISLLPINLVLQLILLPVYLLLFFSSSNTLQLSDLINSLITYIVLPFILAQIVKYLLKDKEYNEKITSIFTDNQLLFLCIAIFGLFNTESSVLLENINSIGVLFIPLILFFMANGLLDYITSKKLNFSYEEYASLTFTTLARNSPLALAIAISSFANNELIAISLVIGPLIELPVLYIVSRILLSIKEKY; encoded by the coding sequence ATGGAATTAATTGAAAAATTAGAACCTGTTTTCATATTCATCTCCATCATACTTGGTTTATTATTTAATAATATCCCAATAATTAACCAGATAAGCCCCTATCTAATTACAATTTTTCTATCTTTAATGTTATTTACATTATTCCTGGACATACCTATTGAAGATATAAAACATAGCTTTTCCAATCACAAGTTCACCAGTACAAGCCTAATAATTAATTTTATCTGGACCCCCTTATTCGGATATTTTCTTGCTAATATATTTTTAAATGGAAATATTGATTTAATTATAGGATTTTTCATGCTTATTCTAACGCCTTGTACCGATTGGTACCTGGTATTTACAAAGATGGCCAAGGGAGATTTGGCCAGCAGCATTTCATTACTGCCAATTAACCTAGTGTTACAGTTAATATTACTTCCAGTTTATCTGCTGCTGTTTTTTTCAAGCAGCAACACGTTACAGTTAAGTGACTTGATAAACAGTTTGATAACATACATAGTCCTACCATTTATATTAGCCCAGATTGTTAAATACCTATTAAAAGACAAGGAATATAACGAAAAGATTACAAGCATATTTACAGATAACCAATTGTTATTTTTATGCATAGCGATATTTGGATTGTTTAATACTGAAAGTTCGGTTTTGTTGGAAAACATCAATAGTATTGGCGTACTTTTTATACCCCTTATACTATTTTTTATGGCAAACGGCTTACTTGATTATATCACATCGAAGAAGTTGAACTTCAGTTATGAGGAATATGCAAGTCTAACATTTACTACTCTTGCACGTAACAGTCCATTAGCGTTGGCCATAGCCATAAGTTCATTTGCAAATAATGAATTAATTGCAATAAGTCTGGTAATTGGACCATTGATAGAATTACCTGTATTATATATTGTTTCAAGAATATTGTTAAGTATCAAAGAGAAGTATTGA
- a CDS encoding serine protein kinase RIO, with protein MDKHYDDADSQMRKFEERKRLKSVEDKQVSSEVFDDKTLKVLYKLANQGYLQSLNGVISTGKEANVFLGVDDDENNVAVKIYRIVTLDFKKLNEYIAGDPRFKSHGGNKRQLITAWTQKEFKNLSRLYKLGTRVPEPYTAKENVLVMEFLEHNESDASAAVPLHKAKLDNAEEVFEEIIDFMDVCYNQANLVHGDLSRYNILMSYNHPYIIDLSQATLTSHPLSRTLLERDINNIIYDAKKFNVDLSYEYIEDKIKK; from the coding sequence ATGGATAAACATTATGATGATGCAGATAGTCAAATGCGGAAATTTGAAGAAAGAAAACGTTTGAAAAGTGTTGAAGATAAACAGGTTTCAAGTGAGGTGTTTGATGATAAGACACTGAAAGTATTGTATAAACTGGCTAATCAGGGATATCTTCAAAGTTTAAACGGAGTTATAAGTACGGGTAAGGAAGCCAACGTATTTTTAGGAGTGGATGATGACGAAAACAATGTCGCGGTTAAAATTTACCGGATAGTCACCCTTGACTTCAAGAAACTCAACGAATACATTGCGGGTGATCCAAGGTTTAAAAGCCATGGAGGCAATAAAAGACAACTTATAACAGCATGGACCCAGAAGGAATTTAAAAACTTGAGCAGATTATACAAGTTGGGCACCCGTGTACCCGAACCCTATACCGCCAAGGAAAATGTACTTGTAATGGAATTTCTTGAGCATAATGAAAGTGATGCCAGTGCTGCCGTACCATTACATAAGGCAAAACTGGATAATGCAGAGGAGGTCTTTGAAGAAATTATCGACTTTATGGATGTGTGTTATAACCAAGCCAATCTCGTCCATGGAGACTTATCAAGATATAACATATTAATGAGCTACAATCATCCGTACATTATTGATTTATCCCAAGCTACATTAACAAGCCATCCTCTTAGCAGAACTTTACTTGAAAGGGACATAAATAATATAATATATGATGCTAAAAAATTTAATGTGGATTTATCATATGAATACATTGAAGATAAAATTAAAAAATAA
- a CDS encoding DUF5518 domain-containing protein produces MDINNVTKGKIVPLGIIIIIITYLISGSSSSITPYILFTGIIIGLVKNQSLSESAVAGGLASLIASFVVTILTLAFTYMIYGPLYVQYMLTSTLLYLVIYTLVGVIGGVLGYYISKELNI; encoded by the coding sequence ATGGACATTAACAATGTTACCAAAGGAAAAATTGTTCCACTGGGAATCATTATAATAATAATAACCTACCTTATAAGTGGAAGCTCATCCAGCATTACTCCATACATATTATTTACAGGAATAATTATAGGTTTAGTTAAAAACCAATCACTAAGCGAATCAGCAGTAGCTGGAGGATTAGCCTCACTTATCGCTTCATTTGTTGTAACAATACTCACATTAGCATTCACATATATGATTTATGGGCCATTATATGTGCAGTATATGTTGACAAGTACCCTGCTATATCTGGTGATATATACATTAGTGGGAGTTATCGGTGGAGTACTCGGTTATTATATATCAAAAGAATTAAATATATAA
- a CDS encoding orotate phosphoribosyltransferase-like protein yields the protein MNSQLIEKATGLRNKGLTTGEIADELNISKDTAQWLILQMSQVTQNKQKQKPDDFAINWKTIGSSSNRMQFISAALADLVDEEIDTVVGITVSGVPFATFMADYLEAELAVFHPIKHMKNESSQGAISHNFANVKNKRVVIVDDVITSGRTITDAINVCKSQGAKPLAVTVLVDKKGINDLDNIPIKSLIKINKVG from the coding sequence ATGAACTCACAATTAATTGAAAAAGCAACAGGACTAAGAAATAAAGGATTGACAACTGGTGAAATAGCAGATGAATTGAACATCTCCAAAGATACCGCCCAATGGCTAATTTTACAGATGAGTCAAGTAACCCAAAATAAACAAAAACAAAAACCTGATGACTTCGCAATCAATTGGAAAACCATTGGTTCAAGTTCCAATAGGATGCAATTCATATCTGCAGCATTAGCTGATTTAGTTGATGAAGAAATAGATACCGTTGTTGGAATAACAGTCAGTGGAGTTCCTTTTGCCACATTCATGGCAGATTATCTTGAAGCCGAATTAGCAGTATTCCATCCAATAAAACACATGAAAAATGAATCTTCACAGGGAGCCATAAGTCATAACTTTGCAAACGTTAAAAATAAACGTGTTGTTATTGTGGATGATGTCATAACCAGTGGTAGAACAATTACGGATGCAATTAATGTATGTAAATCACAGGGTGCAAAACCATTAGCCGTAACGGTACTTGTTGATAAGAAGGGCATTAATGATTTGGATAACATTCCAATTAAATCATTGATTAAAATCAATAAGGTAGGATAA
- the eif1A gene encoding translation initiation factor eIF-1A, with product MKKGNNKNKGNNNNQQPQGENIRVRSPRKGEIPGIVEQILGHGKLKVRCNDKNIRLCRIPGKMKKRIWIREGDVVLVKPWDFQSNEKADVIWRYTRTEANYLERRGFLKI from the coding sequence TTGAAAAAAGGAAATAATAAAAATAAAGGAAATAACAATAACCAACAGCCACAAGGCGAAAATATAAGAGTTAGATCACCTCGTAAAGGTGAAATTCCAGGTATTGTAGAACAAATATTGGGACATGGAAAACTTAAGGTAAGATGCAATGACAAAAACATAAGATTATGCCGTATACCTGGTAAAATGAAAAAGAGAATCTGGATTCGTGAAGGTGATGTGGTACTTGTCAAACCATGGGATTTCCAAAGTAATGAAAAGGCAGACGTAATTTGGAGATACACCCGTACAGAAGCCAACTATCTTGAAAGAAGAGGATTCTTAAAAATATAA
- a CDS encoding DUF5518 domain-containing protein yields MNINEIIKVKSILIAIIIIVIFSLLSTDSSTIIPFFLFVGILMGIILGNDKRIALINSFIASLIGSLISFAISTVIVYYTESPLYAIAVIQSAKFLLIFYVVITVIGAAIGYYIRDEIKNKG; encoded by the coding sequence ATTAATATAAATGAAATAATAAAAGTAAAAAGTATACTCATTGCAATCATAATTATTGTAATTTTTTCATTACTAAGTACGGATTCATCCACAATCATACCATTCTTCCTATTTGTAGGCATATTGATGGGAATCATACTGGGTAACGATAAAAGGATTGCATTGATTAATTCATTTATTGCATCACTAATAGGATCACTCATATCCTTTGCAATATCTACAGTCATAGTGTATTATACGGAAAGTCCATTGTATGCAATAGCCGTAATTCAATCGGCCAAGTTTCTGTTAATATTCTATGTCGTAATAACAGTAATTGGTGCTGCAATAGGTTACTACATAAGAGATGAAATTAAAAACAAAGGGTGA
- a CDS encoding DNA topoisomerase IV subunit A, with protein sequence MMQHKEYALNRLKGMGDEVLEKILEEEVPSIKIPSRGTGNIIYNEEKRYFELGDRKGTRSLGNVKQIKKMAQMMCVGNFCKELVNIQKTATMREMYYVSEGWDVGFDNQQESNNITEDIEVTLGVSRENLGLLPEEDGAAVYGDITLRDDDVEFNALKMGKSGYSIPPTVDDVEFVDSGVERIIAVETMGMFHRLVQEKAYDRFNTLIVGLKGQAARATRRFIRRASDELNVPVYICNDGDPWGFHIGMVIISGSAKLAHVNHDLATPDAKFLGVTASDITNYDLPTDKLKDVDVARLKELSADPRYRGDFWQTEIKKMLKLGKKAEQQSFSKYGLEYIVDEYFPAKIGAIEGQPIE encoded by the coding sequence ATGATGCAACATAAAGAATATGCACTTAACCGACTAAAAGGTATGGGTGATGAAGTACTTGAAAAAATATTGGAAGAGGAAGTACCAAGCATAAAGATACCATCAAGGGGAACCGGTAACATCATATATAATGAGGAGAAAAGATACTTTGAACTTGGTGACAGAAAAGGAACCCGTTCCTTGGGAAACGTAAAACAGATTAAGAAGATGGCACAGATGATGTGTGTTGGAAACTTCTGTAAGGAATTGGTAAACATCCAAAAGACCGCTACAATGAGGGAGATGTACTACGTATCCGAAGGATGGGATGTGGGATTTGACAACCAGCAGGAATCAAACAACATCACTGAGGATATTGAGGTAACACTTGGAGTATCACGTGAAAACCTAGGACTTCTACCTGAAGAAGACGGTGCAGCAGTATACGGAGACATCACCCTAAGGGATGACGACGTGGAATTCAATGCACTTAAAATGGGAAAATCAGGTTATTCAATCCCACCTACCGTAGATGACGTGGAATTTGTAGATAGCGGAGTAGAACGTATCATAGCAGTGGAAACCATGGGGATGTTCCATCGTTTAGTACAGGAAAAAGCATATGACAGGTTCAATACATTGATTGTGGGACTTAAAGGTCAGGCTGCCCGTGCTACACGTAGATTCATAAGACGTGCCAGTGACGAATTGAACGTTCCGGTATACATCTGTAACGACGGAGACCCATGGGGATTCCACATAGGTATGGTTATCATATCAGGAAGTGCTAAACTTGCACACGTAAACCATGACCTGGCAACACCTGACGCAAAGTTCCTGGGTGTAACCGCATCAGACATTACCAATTATGATTTGCCAACGGACAAATTAAAGGATGTTGACGTTGCACGTTTAAAAGAACTGTCTGCCGATCCTCGTTATAGGGGTGATTTCTGGCAGACCGAAATTAAGAAAATGCTTAAGTTAGGTAAAAAAGCAGAACAGCAGTCTTTCTCCAAATATGGATTGGAATACATCGTAGATGAATACTTCCCTGCAAAGATTGGTGCTATCGAAGGTCAGCCAATAGAATAG
- a CDS encoding Gfo/Idh/MocA family protein produces the protein MKQTNVGVIGVGAMGYNHVRIYSELENANLLAISDMVRGTLDNVSKEFNTVGYVDYDNILQLDDLEAVNICVPTVFHHDVVMSAIEAGKNVLVEKPVASHITEAKEMIDAAKDAGVILATGHVERFNPAVRVAKRLLQEGEIGEVVTANAKRLGPYPPRIRDVGVATDLAIHDIDIFNYLFESKAEMVFANMSSNLKNCEFEDHAEIMTKYENGALSILETNWLTPYKKRQLNITGVDGIISVDYGSQTVTLYKENNHVEEVKVENKEPLKEELRSFVNAVQSNKEAEVTGQDGYEALRIVEAAMKSSKEKNLIYLE, from the coding sequence ATGAAGCAAACAAACGTAGGCGTTATTGGAGTAGGAGCTATGGGTTATAACCATGTGAGGATATACTCCGAACTTGAAAATGCAAACTTACTTGCCATATCAGATATGGTTCGTGGAACACTGGATAATGTATCCAAGGAATTCAACACTGTCGGATATGTGGATTATGACAATATTTTACAATTAGATGATCTTGAAGCCGTAAACATATGTGTTCCAACCGTTTTCCATCATGATGTTGTTATGAGTGCTATTGAAGCGGGCAAGAATGTACTTGTTGAAAAACCCGTGGCAAGTCATATAACAGAAGCCAAAGAGATGATTGATGCCGCCAAGGATGCGGGAGTTATCCTTGCAACCGGTCATGTCGAAAGATTCAATCCGGCCGTTCGCGTAGCCAAAAGATTGCTTCAAGAGGGAGAAATTGGAGAAGTTGTAACTGCAAACGCAAAACGATTGGGTCCATACCCTCCACGAATTAGAGACGTTGGAGTTGCAACAGACCTTGCAATACATGATATTGACATTTTCAATTACTTGTTTGAAAGTAAGGCCGAAATGGTATTTGCCAACATGAGCAGTAACCTTAAAAACTGTGAATTTGAAGATCACGCAGAAATCATGACAAAATATGAAAACGGTGCATTGAGCATATTGGAAACCAACTGGCTAACACCATATAAAAAACGACAGCTTAACATAACAGGTGTGGATGGTATAATCAGTGTGGATTATGGAAGTCAGACCGTTACATTATACAAGGAAAATAACCATGTGGAAGAGGTAAAGGTTGAAAACAAGGAACCGTTGAAAGAAGAATTACGTTCATTTGTAAATGCGGTTCAGTCAAATAAAGAAGCCGAGGTAACCGGTCAAGACGGATATGAAGCTTTACGTATTGTTGAAGCTGCAATGAAATCATCAAAAGAAAAGAATTTAATATATTTAGAATAG
- the hemC gene encoding hydroxymethylbilane synthase, with product MIVGTRGSKLATTQTQTVVDDLERITGEKIERKIIKTTGDKIKDSQLYNIDAKGIFTKELDTALIEGDIDFAVHSFKDLPSELNDQLTITAIPKREATNEVLISNYSWDELPENATLGTSSVRREAYCKLHDKKVITKPIRGNIDTRIRKVEEGEYDATIMALAGINRLGLQEHIKEIFDERYIVPPAGQGALAVMTHKDSQYNDIISKLNHDDTRLEAMCEKTILETLGVGCQWPVGVNSKVKKDQISIYCELLSPEGEILARIDKQTNKDNAIIAAKSIGEKLRDDAL from the coding sequence TTGATAGTTGGTACAAGAGGAAGTAAACTAGCAACTACTCAAACACAAACTGTTGTAGATGATTTGGAAAGGATAACCGGAGAGAAAATAGAAAGAAAAATTATTAAGACAACAGGAGATAAAATTAAAGATTCACAATTATATAATATTGATGCCAAGGGTATTTTTACAAAAGAGTTGGATACTGCATTGATTGAAGGAGACATTGATTTTGCAGTACATAGTTTCAAAGATTTGCCTAGCGAATTAAATGACCAATTAACAATAACAGCAATTCCTAAAAGAGAAGCTACAAATGAAGTTTTAATATCAAACTATTCCTGGGATGAACTGCCTGAAAATGCCACATTAGGAACAAGCAGTGTAAGACGTGAAGCATACTGCAAACTTCATGACAAAAAGGTCATAACCAAACCGATTAGAGGAAACATTGATACCCGTATTCGTAAAGTTGAAGAGGGAGAATATGATGCTACAATAATGGCTTTGGCAGGTATCAATAGATTAGGACTGCAGGAACATATCAAAGAAATCTTTGATGAAAGATACATCGTTCCTCCGGCTGGCCAAGGAGCATTGGCTGTTATGACACATAAGGACTCACAATACAACGACATAATAAGTAAGTTAAACCATGACGATACCCGCCTAGAGGCCATGTGTGAAAAGACAATACTTGAAACATTAGGTGTTGGATGTCAATGGCCGGTAGGCGTTAATTCAAAGGTAAAAAAGGATCAAATATCCATTTATTGTGAATTATTAAGCCCTGAAGGTGAAATATTGGCAAGAATTGACAAACAGACAAACAAGGACAATGCCATTATTGCTGCTAAGTCTATTGGAGAAAAACTGAGAGATGATGCATTATGA
- the top6B gene encoding DNA topoisomerase VI subunit B encodes MERDTSELFEEFKELTASEFFRRNKQMLGFSGKIRSLTIVFHELITNSLDACEEVGILPDITIELKRLGKDHYLLTHADNGPGIPEEFITKVYCQMFAGSKFRNIQSRGQQGLGCSGCVLLSQMTTGQPVKIRSRYKDGNQLKGIEMTVKLDVKKNTGIILDRQEFETDRTGSGIEIEFKDVSYSMSEQGAYEYIRRTVIGNPHAKIVFKDPTGRKYTFDRATDKIPPLPKEVLPHPKGVTADDIIYLCKSTNKKRFKNLLMDSLSRVSAAKIKEIEEATGLDMNKRPKSITWKEAEAVVNQFDQMKFMAPPTSGLKPIGNEQIEKGINEILLPEFSTAITRKPQAYRGGVSFIVEAGIAYGGKAGRLVGQQRKAEIMRFANRVPLTFDQGSCAITEALKSIDWRRYGVRSLDDAPISVFVNIISTNVPYLSTGKQSVAPEEEIVREIRQATMKIARKLEKYIRTKKAAKNEEMRAKIFEDLVPVVIKQSALLAEKDVPEYNKIMDEVTHKAKIMDMKNRLQQPEIEPMHIKTEEPKMRIQTDDEEY; translated from the coding sequence TTGGAACGTGACACATCCGAATTATTCGAAGAATTTAAGGAATTAACAGCATCAGAATTTTTCAGAAGAAACAAACAGATGTTAGGATTTTCTGGAAAGATAAGATCACTTACTATCGTATTCCACGAACTTATAACAAACAGTCTTGATGCATGTGAAGAAGTTGGAATACTACCAGACATAACAATAGAACTTAAAAGATTAGGAAAAGACCATTACCTCCTAACACATGCGGATAATGGTCCGGGTATACCGGAAGAATTTATAACAAAGGTATACTGCCAAATGTTTGCAGGAAGTAAATTCAGAAACATCCAATCACGTGGACAACAGGGATTAGGTTGTAGTGGATGTGTATTACTCTCCCAGATGACCACAGGTCAACCGGTAAAAATAAGATCAAGATACAAAGACGGCAACCAGCTTAAAGGTATTGAAATGACCGTTAAGTTAGATGTTAAAAAGAATACCGGTATAATTCTGGACAGACAGGAATTTGAAACAGACAGAACAGGTTCAGGAATTGAAATTGAATTTAAAGATGTATCATACTCAATGAGTGAACAGGGAGCATACGAATACATAAGACGTACCGTAATAGGTAATCCTCATGCAAAAATAGTATTCAAAGATCCTACAGGAAGAAAATACACCTTTGACAGGGCAACAGACAAGATACCTCCACTTCCAAAAGAAGTACTTCCACATCCAAAAGGGGTAACCGCCGATGATATAATATACCTCTGCAAATCAACAAACAAAAAACGATTCAAAAACCTGCTCATGGATTCATTAAGTCGTGTGTCCGCGGCAAAAATCAAGGAAATTGAGGAAGCAACAGGCCTGGACATGAACAAAAGACCAAAAAGTATCACATGGAAAGAAGCAGAAGCCGTTGTGAACCAATTTGATCAAATGAAATTCATGGCTCCACCAACAAGTGGATTAAAACCAATCGGTAACGAACAGATAGAAAAAGGTATTAATGAAATATTACTGCCGGAATTTTCAACTGCCATAACCAGAAAACCACAAGCATACCGTGGTGGAGTATCATTCATCGTAGAAGCGGGTATTGCATATGGTGGAAAAGCAGGACGTCTAGTCGGCCAACAAAGAAAGGCAGAAATCATGAGATTTGCCAACCGTGTACCTTTGACATTTGACCAGGGAAGCTGTGCAATAACAGAGGCATTAAAAAGTATTGACTGGAGACGATATGGTGTAAGAAGCCTGGATGATGCACCAATATCAGTATTTGTAAACATCATATCAACAAACGTTCCATACCTATCCACAGGTAAACAAAGTGTAGCTCCAGAGGAAGAAATCGTACGTGAAATAAGACAGGCAACAATGAAAATAGCCAGAAAACTGGAAAAATACATAAGAACCAAAAAGGCTGCTAAAAATGAAGAAATGAGAGCTAAAATATTTGAAGACCTGGTGCCTGTAGTTATTAAACAATCAGCATTATTGGCTGAAAAAGACGTACCGGAATATAATAAGATAATGGATGAGGTAACGCACAAGGCTAAGATTATGGATATGAAAAATCGTCTTCAACAACCGGAAATTGAGCCAATGCACATAAAAACCGAAGAGCCAAAAATGAGAATACAGACAGATGATGAAGAATACTAG
- a CDS encoding cysteine peptidase family C39 domain-containing protein → MNIKIKDVIFFLVVFTLILGLSSVNAINDDSQNNLSDTLKDVDNVKVSEKNIENNKIEQTEVKNKTAKGDSKTNTNIEVENFTGKIGDNVQLKASVKDENDGIINAGKVLFKVNKETIKDNGQISYAPVVNSTAILNYTIPKSWNKTISLEAVYSGTSQYNSCRSNPLILDGMKLDTTVSIKSYNLAYQENIKLTAEVIDERGNPVSGGKAIYKINGATLKSNNTAIEVRVRNGSAVLNYTTPLSWTTNNITIQAVYSGNEIFEGSRSNLSKQIIKEAIINSNNLIKTTNDIVYLNVNVTDEYGNIVETGKIRLYQNNKLIGENSLINGKRELYLGKMSAGNHDFKLEFISPGYTKTAVPVSITVKNETPIVNLLLDIPQATQNANKLELRAYVTFNNTKYYKTNINSGYVLFKIDNNQIKKVGIVNSKALYNYTMPNDTSSHIIDAYYISGVYGNSTDTKIIQTVDKSKLNSENTAIKGNKNPLDNIIENVDGMPNISLMTNYLWADENATYTLTREQYQEITVQDSYSMYLNNFMSRYVAFKTKSEPDLYHVLRREKWNVIEKAINRNLVLSNGGAYPAEITANLRGVEYTYSEVRDIQNTSYTCGPTSLSMCSQTLKTYFSEYRGSIDAGSTYSDGSSTSGLASAARMHNMSATFYYNTTFDNALNELSKGGCALIFHTWNHYVAILDISKDKSRVLVANPSGSYNEGSHGMPTNWLTVSYVKSCFNNYDTSGLILKLNYNLTATVKNQTNNMYNNFVAKYIKSNTSERIPNTG, encoded by the coding sequence TTGAATATCAAGATTAAAGATGTGATATTTTTCTTAGTAGTATTTACGTTAATACTGGGATTATCCAGTGTAAATGCCATTAATGATGATTCACAAAATAATCTAAGTGATACATTAAAAGACGTTGACAATGTTAAGGTAAGCGAAAAAAATATCGAAAACAATAAAATAGAACAGACAGAAGTAAAAAACAAGACAGCTAAAGGCGATTCAAAAACAAATACCAACATTGAGGTAGAAAACTTCACGGGCAAAATCGGAGACAACGTACAGCTTAAAGCAAGCGTTAAGGATGAAAATGATGGCATCATTAACGCAGGAAAGGTATTGTTTAAGGTAAATAAGGAAACCATAAAAGACAACGGCCAAATAAGTTATGCACCAGTGGTTAACTCCACTGCAATACTTAACTATACCATACCGAAGTCATGGAATAAAACCATCAGTCTGGAGGCAGTTTATAGTGGAACCAGCCAATATAATAGTTGTAGAAGCAATCCCCTAATATTGGATGGCATGAAGTTAGACACCACCGTTAGCATCAAATCATATAATTTGGCATATCAAGAAAACATAAAATTAACGGCTGAGGTTATTGATGAAAGGGGAAATCCGGTCTCAGGTGGAAAAGCCATATATAAAATCAATGGAGCCACACTCAAATCAAACAATACGGCAATAGAAGTGCGGGTTAGAAACGGTTCGGCTGTACTCAATTACACGACACCCCTTTCATGGACGACCAACAACATTACAATCCAAGCTGTTTACAGTGGTAATGAAATATTTGAAGGTTCAAGAAGCAACTTATCGAAGCAAATCATTAAGGAAGCCATAATAAACTCAAACAATCTGATAAAAACGACAAATGACATAGTTTACTTGAATGTTAACGTTACTGATGAATATGGAAATATCGTTGAAACAGGAAAAATCAGATTATATCAAAACAATAAGCTGATTGGAGAAAACTCTTTAATCAATGGAAAAAGAGAGTTGTATCTGGGTAAGATGAGTGCCGGAAACCATGACTTTAAGTTAGAATTCATATCCCCTGGTTATACAAAAACTGCAGTACCCGTCAGCATAACTGTTAAGAATGAAACACCTATAGTGAACTTGCTGCTTGACATACCACAAGCTACACAAAACGCCAATAAATTAGAGTTACGTGCTTATGTAACGTTCAACAATACCAAGTACTATAAGACCAACATCAATAGCGGTTATGTACTCTTTAAAATAGACAATAACCAAATCAAAAAGGTAGGCATCGTAAATTCAAAGGCATTATACAATTATACCATGCCAAATGATACTTCCAGCCATATAATTGATGCATATTACATATCAGGAGTTTATGGAAATAGTACTGATACGAAGATAATTCAAACAGTGGATAAAAGCAAGTTAAATAGTGAAAATACTGCAATCAAAGGTAATAAAAATCCTTTGGACAATATAATAGAAAATGTTGACGGAATGCCAAATATTTCCTTGATGACAAATTACTTGTGGGCTGATGAAAATGCCACATATACCCTTACACGTGAGCAATATCAGGAAATAACCGTACAAGATAGCTACAGCATGTACCTGAATAATTTCATGTCAAGATATGTTGCATTTAAGACAAAATCAGAACCTGACTTGTATCATGTGTTGAGACGTGAAAAATGGAATGTCATTGAAAAAGCCATAAACCGTAATCTTGTATTATCCAATGGAGGAGCATACCCTGCGGAGATAACAGCAAACCTCAGGGGTGTTGAATATACATATTCGGAAGTAAGGGACATTCAAAACACGTCATATACCTGCGGTCCGACATCCCTTAGCATGTGCAGTCAGACGCTTAAGACTTACTTTTCAGAGTATCGAGGATCCATTGACGCAGGTTCAACCTATTCTGATGGTTCATCAACCAGCGGTCTTGCAAGTGCTGCCAGAATGCACAACATGTCCGCTACATTTTACTACAATACAACATTTGACAATGCATTGAATGAACTGTCAAAAGGTGGATGTGCATTGATATTCCACACATGGAATCATTACGTTGCAATATTGGACATAAGTAAAGATAAATCAAGGGTATTGGTGGCAAATCCATCAGGTTCCTACAATGAGGGAAGTCATGGTATGCCAACAAATTGGCTGACCGTATCCTATGTGAAAAGCTGTTTCAACAACTACGATACCTCCGGTCTAATCCTGAAATTGAATTACAACTTAACGGCTACTGTTAAAAATCAGACAAACAATATGTACAACAACTTCGTAGCAAAATACATTAAATCAAATACCTCCGAGAGAATTCCTAATACGGGATAA